From Pseudomonas poae, the proteins below share one genomic window:
- a CDS encoding metal ABC transporter permease, whose amino-acid sequence MHFAAHLWMPFIDFVFMRRALIGGLVLACSTAPLGVFLILRRMSLIGDAVAHGILPGAALGFWFAGLSLPALTIGGLGAGLGMAGLSAWITRRTGLREDASLAAIYPISLAAGVLILGIAGKRLDLLHLLFGSALAVDETTLTGMLWVSGFSLLAMAVIYKPLLLDTLDPLFLQTVSRLGPLAHGLFLTLVVLNLVIGFQAIGALMVVGLMMLPAIASRFWSRRLPVLIAVSAVLGCLSVWLGLLLSFYYSLPSGPAIVLVAGGGYLLSVVFGPVHGLLRRPPSLTSQ is encoded by the coding sequence ATGCACTTCGCCGCCCACCTGTGGATGCCCTTTATCGACTTCGTGTTTATGCGCCGCGCCCTGATCGGCGGCCTGGTACTGGCTTGCAGCACCGCGCCGCTGGGGGTGTTTCTGATCCTGCGGCGCATGAGCCTGATCGGTGACGCCGTGGCCCACGGCATCCTGCCCGGCGCGGCACTGGGCTTCTGGTTTGCCGGGCTCAGCCTGCCCGCGCTGACCATCGGCGGCCTCGGCGCGGGCCTGGGCATGGCCGGTTTGTCCGCCTGGATCACCCGCCGCACCGGCCTGCGCGAAGACGCCAGCCTCGCCGCCATCTACCCCATCTCCCTCGCCGCCGGCGTGTTGATCCTGGGTATCGCCGGCAAGCGCCTGGACCTGCTGCACCTGCTGTTCGGCTCCGCCCTGGCCGTCGACGAAACCACGTTGACCGGCATGCTCTGGGTGTCCGGCTTCAGCCTGCTCGCCATGGCAGTGATCTATAAACCGCTGCTGCTGGACACCCTCGACCCGCTGTTTTTGCAAACCGTCAGCCGCCTCGGCCCACTGGCCCATGGCTTGTTCCTGACCCTGGTGGTGCTGAACCTGGTGATCGGCTTCCAGGCCATCGGCGCCTTGATGGTGGTGGGTTTGATGATGTTGCCGGCCATTGCCTCACGTTTCTGGAGCCGGCGCCTGCCGGTGTTGATCGCGGTATCGGCGGTGCTGGGATGCCTGTCGGTGTGGTTGGGTTTGTTGCTGTCGTTCTACTACTCGCTGCCCAGCGGCCCGGCCATCGTGCTGGTGGCTGGCGGCGGGTACCTGCTGTCCGTGGTCTTCGGTCCGGTGCACGGCTTGCTGCGCCGCCCGCCCTCTCTTACATCCCAATGA
- a CDS encoding ATP-binding cassette domain-containing protein, with the protein MITCTALRWGAPGQPLTPAVDFTLKKGSLTGIIGANGTGKSSLLKVIAGLQKPLAGKVTVDVPRRGGLSFLPQQQHLDRQFPISLQALVAAGFWGTRLTPEQRSQRLQTVLDDWCLSGLQHRPLMALSGGELQRALLARMSLAEAPVLLLDEPHAALDEEGQALCWKHIHTWHDQGRTLIVVCHDLASVRQHTQQVVQIKSTGCVFGASQELIRPQPQMQVA; encoded by the coding sequence ATGATCACCTGCACCGCTTTGCGCTGGGGCGCCCCCGGCCAACCGCTGACCCCTGCGGTCGATTTCACCCTGAAGAAAGGCAGCCTCACCGGCATCATCGGCGCCAACGGCACCGGCAAAAGCAGCCTGCTCAAAGTCATCGCCGGGCTGCAAAAACCCTTGGCCGGCAAGGTGACCGTGGATGTTCCACGACGTGGCGGCCTGTCGTTCCTGCCCCAGCAACAACACCTGGATCGCCAGTTCCCGATCAGCCTGCAAGCGTTGGTGGCCGCGGGTTTCTGGGGCACCAGGCTCACCCCGGAGCAACGCAGCCAACGCCTGCAAACGGTACTGGATGACTGGTGCCTGAGCGGCTTGCAACACCGCCCCTTGATGGCCTTGTCCGGCGGCGAGTTGCAGCGCGCCCTGCTCGCCCGCATGAGCCTGGCCGAGGCGCCGGTGTTGCTGCTCGATGAGCCCCACGCGGCCCTCGACGAAGAAGGCCAGGCCCTGTGCTGGAAACATATCCACACCTGGCACGATCAAGGCCGCACGCTGATCGTGGTCTGTCATGACCTGGCGTCCGTGCGCCAGCACACCCAGCAAGTGGTGCAGATCAAAAGCACCGGCTGCGTGTTCGGCGCCAGTCAAGAGCTGATCCGCCCGCAACCCCAGATGCAGGTGGCCTGA